The sequence below is a genomic window from Ignavibacteriales bacterium.
TCCCGCTGTTGTAATCTCTCATCATTCATTAGACAGAAAAATTGGTATTGAATTAAAACGTCAGTTCAAAAAATCATTTATAAATATCGGGTACAGGCATAACATTAGTAAGACTGTTCCTATCATAGGTCCATTTATTTATAACAGGTATTATGACTATCTCATAGCCTGCAGTCAGGGTGTTGCCGATAGTCTTACTTCATCAGGAATTAAAGAAAATAAAGTGAAAGTCATTAGAAATTCCATCACTTTACCTGAGAACCTTTCTGCAATTTCAGGAGAGAAAATTCGTGAAAGTCTTAGTCTGAAAGATAAAATCGTTCTTGGAATGTCAACATGGTTTCATAAAGAACGGAAGGGATTTGATATTTTATTCGAAGCTATAAAAGAACTTGATGATAAATTTATCTTGTTATTAATCGGGATACCTGAAAGTGATAAAAGTAAAGTTATTGATTTCGCTTCCTCATTTAATATTCCAAAAGAAAAATTAATAATGCCGGGCTATGTTGAAAATGTGTGGGAGTATTATAACGCCATGGATATTTTTCTTTTAACTTCGCGTTCGGAAGGATTTTCGTTAGCACTGCTTGAAGCAGGTGCAGCAAGGCTTCCGATAATTGCTTCAAATATTCCCGGTAATAATGAGTTTATAGTTGATAAACGGAACGGGGTTTTATTCGATATCAACAAACCCGATCAGTTAAAGGATGCAATATTAAAACTTTCCGAGGATAAATTTTTAGCAGGAGAGTTTGCTGCAAAAGCTTACAATGACGTGATGGAAAATTATTTACTAAAAAATTATTCCGACGCTTTACTGAATTTTCTCGCTGCGGTAACTCATAAATAGACTATCGTACTTTTAATTTACCATTACTGATTAATTCTACCTTTTCAAGAACTTTACTTACATCCAGTTCCTTCATACACTCGTGATTATACGGACATTCAAGTTTGTTACAAATAATACAAAACAGATCTTCTTTAATCACAAAAGTAGAATTATCGGAATATGGTCCGTGGTTTTTAGGATTTGTCGGACCGAAAATTCCCAATGTTGGTTTACCCAGTGCAGCGGATATATGCATTGGTCCTGAATCATTTGCCAAAATGATGTCACATTCATTTATCAATGATGCCATTTTATTAAGGTCGGTTTCAGGTGCTCTAACAGCCTGCGAGCCCAATGAGTTAATTATCTTCTCAGTATCAACTTCATCACCCGGACCCCAGAGGATAAGAAATTTGCATTTATATTTTTTATCTAAAGTTTTACAGATTTCTATCCACTTTTCTGCATCACATCTTTTGGATGCCCAGCCTCCGGCAGGAATAATTCCAATTACATTTTCTACATCCGAGAATGTTTCCTGAAAAAATGTTTTACCAAATTCTTTATCAGAAGGGGAAAGATAAA
It includes:
- a CDS encoding glycosyltransferase family 4 protein, with amino-acid sequence MTIFQFSFGDGYAGSSKVALVSSRLLMNTGHIVHLFVSENSLTEKRATEDNLIVHSINSNQKLNEILKKILPVFSAEHPAVVISHHSLDRKIGIELKRQFKKSFINIGYRHNISKTVPIIGPFIYNRYYDYLIACSQGVADSLTSSGIKENKVKVIRNSITLPENLSAISGEKIRESLSLKDKIVLGMSTWFHKERKGFDILFEAIKELDDKFILLLIGIPESDKSKVIDFASSFNIPKEKLIMPGYVENVWEYYNAMDIFLLTSRSEGFSLALLEAGAARLPIIASNIPGNNEFIVDKRNGVLFDINKPDQLKDAILKLSEDKFLAGEFAAKAYNDVMENYLLKNYSDALLNFLAAVTHK